The Fusarium poae strain DAOMC 252244 chromosome 2, whole genome shotgun sequence nucleotide sequence CAAGTGCACAAGCCCCATACAAGAAGACAGCTGGTCCAGTAGCGATCAGTAACGTTGGACTCAAGTACAAAGAAAAGACCATGTCAATTGTATTTGACGCAACGTTCCAACTTGGTCCAATAGGATTCTCTCTTCTTGACTTTACTCTGAACTGTCGTTTCGAATCCTTGGACAAACTTCCTTCTATCAGCGTTGACATCAGCGGTTTGGCTGCTTCTTTCGACAGATCGCCATTGACAATCGGTGGTATCATCGTCCACGGCAATGATGGGAAAATGGATTattacgccggtggtttaaTCGTTGGATTCCGCCCGTGGCAATTCCAGGCAGCTGGTTTCTACGGTGTCATCATTCTCAAAGACAATACAGGCCAATTCCAAAGCGTCTTCGTTTTTGCGAAACTCAACGGCCCTCTGATGACTCTCGCCTTTGCAGAAATTAGCGGGGTTTGTGGTGGCTTTGGATATAACAGCTCTGTTCGTTTACCCACAATCGACCAAGTTTCTGAATTCCCCTTTATCAACAGTGGTTCACTCAGCGGCAATGGGAATGCGCAGGATGTACTGGTTGGTCTCACTGATCCATCAGCAGGTGGATGGTTTCAGCCATTTGATAGCACGTACTGGGGCGCATTCGGCATCAAGCTCTCTGCATTCCGTATGTTGAGTATTGACGCCGTGGTATCGGTCCAGTTCGGCAACTCTGTCAAACTGGGCATTTTCGCTGCTGCGACATGTGACATACCTTCTGCAAATTCACGCCTCAAACTTGCCCACGCTGAACTTGGTATCGCATCTGTGCTCGATTTCGACTATGGTTTCTTCAAGATCGAGGCTCAATTATCGCCTAGATCTTACATCCTTAGTCCTAACTGTCATTTAACTGGCGGTTTCGCTCTATGCTATTGGTTTGACGCACCTCTTGCTGATAAGAAGCGTATTGGGGACTTTGTATTCACGTTGGGCGGGTACCATCAGGCTTTCCGTATCCCTATCGGATACCCCAATCCTCCTCGTCTAGGTATCAGTTGGAATCTTGGCGGCGGCTTGACTGTCTCTGGAGAAGCATACTTCGCAATCACGACCAAAGCTTGCATGGCAGGCGGTCGTCTCCATGCTGCATTCAAAGCAGGGCCTCTTTCCGCTTGGTTTGACGCTTTTGCCAATTTCTTGATCAACTATAGACCCTTCCACTTTGACATGTCAGCTGGAGTCTCCGTTGGTGTAGGGTTCAGTATTGACTTTTGGTTCATCCACATCCGAATCTCTgtccagatcggtgctgagTTGTACCTCTGGGGTCCACCGGTTGCTGGCCGTGTTCACGTGGATTTCTGGATCGTCGCGTTTGATATCAACTTTGGAGACCATATTaccaaggaagaaaaaatTGGTCTGTTAGACTTTTACgatcttgttcttcaagAAACGCCTTCGTCTTCTTTTGTTTCTGCGCAATCTCTGATCACTGGTCAGAGCATGAAGCCGCTGACCGAGCCCACCCGAGCGTTTACCATGAAGAGACCCAGGAATGAAGCACATAACTTCTTGGCTGAGTCTGGCCTTTTGAACCCAGATGACAAGCCGGAACGGGGAAAGGATGATCCTTGGACTGTACGAGCTGGATCATTTGTCTTTGTTGCTGAATGCAAAATGGCAATAACCGCTGTTCGAACGTCTATTTCAGGCACTTCTATCTTCCGGCAGGATGACGTTTTCAGTAGGCCAATGCAACTAACCGCGTCCATGACTTCGATTTTAACCATTCAAGTAATGCATGAAGATGGAGGTAATGGTGGGGAGGATTGGCAATTTGAACGATACACGCAAAAGCTCCCGAGTGCTCTATGGGCAAGATGTAAGTCCTGAGCCTCAACCTATTCGAAGAATCCAACTAACAAGTAATAGATGATCGACGAACTGACCCCCGCAGAAGTGGCAACAACGTCGGCGATCTTCTCAACACAAACGACAACAGCGCTCCTCTCATGACAGGTGTCCGAGTCATAGCCCCCAAGCCGACAATGTCTCCCGATCCGTTCCCAGCGTATGAGGTCGCGAGCGCGGATCTAGTTGAAATCACTGCAGATAGGCGTCTACCAAACATTATCACCGCAGATGAAGCTTGGGCACCGGTCAAGCCGATCGATAATGTCGAAGATAGGTACAAGGGAGTTCATCAAGCTTGGATGAGTCCTGTTCTTGGGGAGAGTGGTCAGAAGGGCTTCATTGAGGGTTTGGCTCAGAGTTTTGGATGGGGTGACAAGGGGTTGCAAGGCATTGCCAGGATGCCGGACAGATTGAAGGAGGGATTTATGAATATGTATGTAGCTTCGCCGTTGTTGACAGCATAAGTTACTCCTCTGAACTAAATATCATGAACTTCTTGATGAATCTGTTCAGACTACCCACATAATCGTTATTGACTTCACCTTGCATCCTGACGCAGCTGCTAATTGAAACAGTTGTTGTGATATGAATGCAAACTATAAAGACAGTGAAGATATGTAAACAATACCCAGTGGTGAATAAACAACAGAAAACAATAACGACTACTGTTAACTCAGTCGGTCCATCTTTCCAATTCCAAACTCCTAAAAGGCATTGGTACCTCGGAGTCTAGCAGGTGTGACACAATCCTCACGGCACAGTTTCTCTGGATGTCCCTCGCCGTCGGCACCTTCAAGGTTACCGCAAGTGCACAAGTCAGTAGTATAGAAGGGAAGGTTGGACTTGTCCTTGCGTGGCGAAACCATCTCCCAATCTCCCTCACTTAGACCTGCACCCAGGGGACACTCAGCACCTGGTAGCAAAAGCTCCATATGGCCCTTGACACGCCTCATTCCAGGGTAAACGAGAATTGAGCAATAGAATTCGCCCCCCTCAGGGCATGTATTTTCGACCTGTGTGCTGACAGTGATCTCAATGGACTCTGTAACCTCGGCCGATAGAGATGCTGAGCCGGTGATGACTTTTTCGAAACTGAGTCCAAGACTACCACCAATGGTCCAGCTCGATCCCTGAGTGTATGCTTGGCCAGTGGCAATGTCTATTGATAGCATATTAGTATACATATGAACAAAACACGAGATAGATAGTAGGGAACTGACTAGCACCACTTTTGGCTGAGGCACCAACCTGCCAAGCTTCACCAGTGATGTTTTCCTCCGAGTCGATGACGGGGCAGTAGTAATCAGGGAGAGTGTCAGGTGGAGGAGTGCAGCCAGTGCACTGGCGGTCTTCAAGATTCTTCTCAGCTGGGAGAGCAGAAACAGCTTGGAGAGCTAACAGAGCGGGCAAAGAGGCAACGAGGAGCTTGCTGAAAGACATCTTGTGATGTGGTGATATTTGTGTATCCGGAATAGTTCTTTAGAGTTTGAGTGAAAGTTGATGAGATGAACTGTTGGTTGTTTTTATGGTTTCGTTTTTAACACAATCCGAAGGGGTATTTATACAATTTCCATCTGTACATAAATTAGGAACAAATTTATTTGCAAGGAATGAATCTTGTTTTTCAGTGATGATCGTCAAGATCGACGATCGCTTCTACGTTTTCCAACATAGGGATCCTAGATCTTGTCTGGAGTTGAGTATAATTTGCAGGGATCTGATTGGATTGTCCATGTTACGCTCAGATACTGGAATGACTTTAGCGCAGAAGTAAAGACATCTATCATAACTTGAATTTCTCATTCCTAGTTATTCTGATATTGAAGAGAGTGAGTTTTTAGACATTGAAGTTCTACTATCTTCCAGTATTGAAGAAGTAGTAACCTGGAAAATGTATTGAGATATTAGAGTATACCTTTGCATACCGATAAATATTCCAACTTCGCAGGATTTCATTTCTAGGACGACTGGCTACTCTTTCATCATAGGTAGTACAAACCTATAGGAGGATCAGATCATCAGGTAGTAGGATTCTAATCGCAGCAAGTCATCCATATTAGTCTTTCCTACTTCAACAAAAATAGGCTGTGTAAATACCGTCACGTGCGGTACTTTTGTTATCCGCGACTAGATAGTGTTATCTAAACGGTGCTGACAGCACAAACTATACCACTTTAGGCGCTAATCATCATTGTAAACAAactatcaacaccatcaacaatTGACGTCTAAAATATTCAtggtataataattactctTGCCAGTTCTAATTTATCCCAATGCATCcatttatttctattttttaatattggTACTAGATACTATATACACTTATGACTAAAAAATAAACAGAAGACATTTGAAACCGCATGCCTAGGTTGTTATATTGGAATAAGTGCAATTATCTATTTTGAAGTACGCTCCATCTAACAGTTTAATCTACACGAATACATATACACAGACTTCAATTGCGGAGGAATGAGGCGAACCTTGGAATTCATTCTTGTTTGTCTTGCGAGACTGATTTAGGAAGGTGATATACAGGAGGATCCAATATGATTAGGATTTACATATATACCTCCATTAATATTCGTGTAAACTTGGACGATGCCTTAATGACAATAAAGTGAGC carries:
- a CDS encoding hypothetical protein (SECRETED:SignalP(1-22)), encoding MSFSKLLVASLPALLALQAVSALPAEKNLEDRQCTGCTPPPDTLPDYYCPVIDSEENITGEAWQVGASAKNIATGQAYTQGSSWTIGGSLGLSFEKVITGSASLSAEVTESIEITVSTQVENTCPEGGEFYCSILVYPGMRRVKGHMELLLPGAECPLGAGLSEGDWEMVSPRKDKSNLPFYTTDLCTCGNLEGADGEGHPEKLCREDCVTPARLRGTNAF